The following are encoded in a window of Candidatus Zixiibacteriota bacterium genomic DNA:
- the fliG gene encoding flagellar motor switch protein FliG, with protein MAISYEELTSVQKAAIALIAFGQEVSSEILKGLSDRELEQITVEISNLRDVPPEIEEKVLEECYNIYVARKYINQGGIDYARNVLEKAVGKSRAVDLLNKLESSLTTTGFDLLKGIDPKQLAQFFQGEHPQTISLIMTQLSSNQAAAILAELPAELQSEVAYRVATMEKIAPDILKQIEKTLDAHFGSSASRDLSVSGGTKTIADILNLVETSAEKNILQSLEAEDAELAAEIKNMMFVFDDVVLLDDRAIQRLLREVETKDLSIALKASNEEVKEKIFANVSERVGIMVKEEMEYMGPMRLSDVEAAQQRIVETIRRLEEQGQIVVSGRGGGKEELVV; from the coding sequence ATGGCAATTTCCTACGAAGAACTCACAAGTGTACAAAAGGCGGCTATTGCCCTGATCGCGTTCGGGCAGGAAGTTTCTTCTGAAATCCTGAAGGGTCTTTCCGATCGTGAACTGGAGCAAATTACAGTAGAGATTTCTAATTTACGCGACGTTCCCCCGGAAATCGAAGAAAAAGTCCTGGAGGAATGTTACAACATTTATGTTGCCCGCAAATATATAAACCAGGGCGGTATAGATTACGCTCGCAATGTGCTGGAAAAGGCGGTCGGCAAATCGAGAGCGGTCGATTTGTTAAACAAGCTCGAAAGCTCCCTCACCACGACCGGTTTCGACCTCCTGAAGGGTATCGATCCCAAGCAGTTAGCGCAGTTCTTCCAGGGCGAACATCCCCAGACTATTTCGCTCATCATGACACAGCTATCTTCGAACCAGGCTGCGGCAATTCTGGCTGAACTGCCCGCCGAACTGCAGTCCGAGGTCGCTTATCGGGTAGCTACAATGGAAAAAATTGCTCCGGATATTCTAAAGCAGATCGAAAAAACTCTGGATGCTCATTTTGGATCATCAGCTTCACGTGACCTGTCAGTATCCGGAGGAACGAAGACGATAGCTGACATTCTGAACCTGGTGGAGACTTCAGCTGAGAAAAATATCCTGCAGTCGCTCGAGGCCGAGGATGCCGAGCTGGCGGCTGAGATCAAGAACATGATGTTCGTTTTTGATGATGTTGTGCTCCTTGACGATCGCGCGATACAGAGGCTATTGCGAGAGGTCGAAACCAAGGATCTCTCGATCGCACTCAAGGCCAGCAACGAAGAAGTCAAAGAAAAGATTTTCGCCAATGTTTCCGAGCGTGTCGGTATCATGGTCAAAGAAGAGATGGAATACATGGGTCCGATGCGTCTCTCGGATGTCGAAGCGGCCCAGCAGCGAATTGTAGAGACTATCCGACGCCTCGAAGAGCAGGGACAGATTGTCGTCTCAGGCCGTGGCGGCGGAAAGGAAGAACTCGTTGTCTAA